Proteins from a genomic interval of Papaver somniferum cultivar HN1 chromosome 4, ASM357369v1, whole genome shotgun sequence:
- the LOC113271684 gene encoding histidine kinase 3-like, with the protein MCLFINVGLKVVGHAILMLCSWNIIIDNNPMNWFANSGLMEVKNKCFEKRKCFDWFGSISLKGSKIWIKRAYVTWLICCLFASIWIFWYMNSLAKEKRKETLSSMCDERARMLQDQFNVSMNHLQALSILISTFHHAKNPSAIDQATFARYAERTAFERPLTSGVAYAVRVLHSEREQFEKQQGWTIKRMDTLVQEEEYAFEIPESLPSPVQEEYAPVIFAQDTVSHVISLDMLSGKEDRENVLRARASGKGVLTAPFELLKTKRLGVILTFAVYKTELPSNATPNERILATDGYLGGIFDIESLVEKLLHQLASKQTILVNVYDTTNFSDPISMYGSNVTDDRMFHVSSLSFGDPFRKHEMRCRFKQKPPMPTLALSTAIVVLIIGYLIGHILNASANRITRVEDEYQLMKELRKQAVAADTAKSQFLATVSHEIRTPMNGVLGMLQMLMDTELDITQQDYVRTAQASGKALVSLINEVLDQAKIESGKLELEAVRFDVRAIMDDVLSLFSGKSQDKGLELAVYISDRVPEVLIGDPGRFRQIITNLMGNSIKFTEKGHIFVTINVLEEVTSSIDVETEAPSRNTLSGFPVADRRRSWGHFKTFSQEGATCPESSSAASDLITLIVSVEDTGVGIPLDAHPKVFTPFMQVGPSISRTHGGTGIGLSISKCLVGLMSGEIGFASEPHVGSTFTFTVVFNNGRSNSNEFKNQQIIKQASGPISSELQGMTALVVDPRLVRAQVTRYHLQRVGVRGEIASDLNQGLSHISSGGSSVINMVIVEKEFWDKDAVLATQFANKLKQYDPSDRLKLFLLANSVVSPRTDIGKFGGYNPTIIMKPLRASMLAASLQRALSVGNNKGNPRNGVKPLLPLQNLLRGKQILVVDDNNVNLRVAAGALKKYGATVECADSGKKAIDMLKPPHHFDACFMDIQMPEMDGFEATKRIRAMEHDINNRIQHGEISVEAYGNVQNWHVPILAMTADVIQATNKQCLASEMDGYVSKPFEGEQLYREVARVLKSNPPQLTNPVDQSI; encoded by the exons atgtGTTTATTCATAAATGTTGGTTTGAAAGTGGTGGGACATGCAATTTTGATGCTATGTTCTTGGAATATCATAATTGATAATAACCCTATGAATTGGTTTGCTAATAGTGGATTAATGGAGGTGAAGAACAAGTGTTTCGAGAAGAGGAAATGTTTTGATTGGTTCGGGAGTATATCACTAAAAGGGAGTAAAATTTGGATTAAGAGAGCTTATGTTACTTGGCTAATTTGTTGTCTATTTGCATCAATATGGATCTTTTGGTATATGAATTCACTTGCTaaagagaaaaggaaagaaacTTTGTCGAGTATGTGTGATGAGAGAGCTAGAATGTTACAAGATCAGTTTAATGTCAGTATGAATCATCTCCAAGCTTTGTCTATCTTGATCTCAACTTTCCACCATGCCAAGAACCCATCTGCTATTGACCAG GCAACGTTTGCGAGGTATGCAGAGCGGACGGCATTTGAGAGACCGCTCACCAGCGGCGTGGCGTATGCTGTCAGGGTACTTCATTCTGAAAGGGAACAATTTGAGAAGCAACAAGGATGGACCATAAAGAGAATGGATACACTGGTTCAAGAGGAGGAGTATGCATTCGAAATCCCAGAATCATTACCATCCCCTGTTCAGGAAGAATATGCCCCGGTTATCTTTGCGCAAGATACCGTCTCCCATGTCATTTCTCTCGATATGCTTTCGGGAAAG GAAGACCGTGAAAATGTCTTGCGCGCAAGAGCATCAGGAAAAGGGGTTCTTACTGCTCCTTTCGAATTGCTGAAAACAAAGCGTCTCGGGGTCATACTTACATTTGCTGTTTACAAGACGGAACTTCCATCAAATGCAACTCCAAACGAAAGGATACTGGCAACTGATGG GTACCTTGGTGGAATATTCGATATAGAATCGCTTGTAGAGAAGTTGCTTCACCAACTTGCCAGCAAACAAACCATCCTTGTGAATGTGTATGACACCACTAATTTCTCAGATCCAATTAGCATGTATGGCTCAAATGTCACAGATGATAGAATGTTCCATGTCAGCTCTCTTAGCTTCGGAGACCCATTTAGAAAACATGAAATGCGATGCAG ATTCAAGCAGAAGCCACCAATGCCTACATTGGCGTTGAGCACAGCCATTGTTGTGCTTATTATTGGGTATCTTATTGGGCATATACTCAACGCATCAGCTAATAGAATCACAAGAGTTGAGGATGAATACCAATTGATGAAGGAGTTAAGAAAACAGGCTGTGGCTGCAGATACCGCAAAGTCCCAG TTCCTCGCTACTGTTTCCCACGAGATCAGAACCCCCATGAATGGTGTTCTAG GGATGTTGCAGATGCTAATGGACACGGAACTAGATATAACACAACAAGATTATGTCAGAACTGCACAAGCAAGTGGGAAAGCTCTAGTTTCACTTATAAATGAAGTTCTAGATCAGGCCAAAATTGAATCTGGCAAACTTGAGCTTGAGGCTGTGCGCTTTGATGTTCGGGCTATCATGGATGACGTGCTGTCTCTTTTTAGTGGAAAATCTCAAGACAAGGGATTAGAG TTAGCTGTGTACATCTCAGACCGGGTTCCTGAAGTTTTAATTGGTGATCCTGGGAGATTTCGGCAGATTATCACAAATCTCATGGGGAACTCGATCAAA TTCACAGAGAAAGGACATATCTTTGTGACTATTAATGTTCTGGAGGAGGTGACAAGCTCAATAGATGTTGAGACTGAAGCGCCATCTAGGAATACCCTAAGCGGCTTTCCTGTGGCAGATAGACGCCGCAGTTGGGGGCACTTCAAGACTTTTAGCCAAGAGGGAGCCACATGTCCAGAATCCTCATCCGCCGCATCGGATCTCATTACTCTAATAGTATCGGTCGAGGATACAGGTGTTGGTATTCCTTTAGACGCCCATCCAAAAGTTTTCACACCATTTATGCAAGTGGGGCCGTCCATCTCCCGAACTCATGGTGGCACAGGTATTGGATTGAGTATAAGCAAGTGTCTAGTTGGTCTCATGAGCGGAGAGATTGGATTTGCCAGTGAACCCCATGTTGGCTCCACTTTCACGTTCACAGTTGTTTTCAATAATGGTCGTTCGAATTCAAACGAGTTCAAGAACCAACAAATTATTAAGCAGGCCAGCGGTCCAATATCCTCTGAATTACAAGGAATGACAGCGCTGGTTGTGGATCCCAGACTTGTCAGAGCACAGGTGACAAGATATCATCTCCAAAGAGTTGGTGTCCGCGGTGAAATAGCCTCTGATCTTAACCAAGGACTATCTCACATCTCCAGTGGTGGGTCATCAGTCATCAACATGGTCATTGTCGAAAAAGAATTCTGGGATAAAGACGCTGTTTTAGCAACTCAGTTTGCTAACAAGTTGAAGCAGTATGATCCTTCAGATCGTTTGAAACTGTTTCTTTTAGCCAATTCTGTTGTTTCTCCGAGAACAGATATTGGGAAGTTTGGTGGCTATAACCCAACAATCATTATGAAACCCCTTAGAGCAAGTATGTTAGCCGCATCTCTTCAACGAGCACTTAGCGTAGGTAACAACAAGGGTAACCCTCGAAATGGAGTGAAACCACTTCTGCCACTCCAGAATCTTCTTCGTGGTAAACAAATTCTGGTTGTAGATGACAATAATGTAAACCTCAGAGTAGCTGCTGGAGctttgaagaagtatggagctacagtAGAATGTGCAGATAGTGGGAAGAAAGCTATTGATATGCTTAAACCGCCTCACCACTTTGATGCCTGTTTTATGGATATCCAAATGCCTGAAATGGATGG GTTTGAAGCTACAAAAAGGATTCGAGCTATGGAACACGACATAAATAACCGAATCCAACATGGAGAGATATCTGTGGAGGCTTACGGGAATGTTCAAAACTGGCATGTTCCTATATTGGCCATGACTGCAGATGTAATTCAAGCTACAAACAAGCAGTGCTTGGCGAGTGAGATGGATGGCTATGTGTCTAAACCTTTTGAAGGAGAACAACTATATAGAGAAGTTGCACGCGTTCTGAAATCAAATCCACCTCAACTTACAAACCCAGTAGACCAAAGCATCTAG